One genomic region from Chthonomonas calidirosea T49 encodes:
- a CDS encoding alpha/beta hydrolase, translating to MRHSFQLLTLALLTIAATNGCAAHSGQTTKAPFAPPPAADSAQTVTLHTTDGWTIVGDLYVPKGPSLGAVILLHQRGGQASDWDALSKALQKAGYVALAIDQRGAGRSTQGPGPTGADAPWDTSGDIAAAIAFLKGKGPIGLAGASYGANNALIYAAAHPQQVKALVLLSPGANYHGLDALTPAKRCLTPTLILHDRGDAIADDGPQQINALLPGTSHLLKVLPGSEHGTALLDEDGTIGTILAFYKEHLASANGARGKR from the coding sequence ATGCGCCACAGTTTTCAACTTTTGACACTTGCTCTGCTGACGATAGCGGCGACCAACGGCTGCGCAGCCCACTCTGGACAGACGACAAAAGCGCCCTTCGCCCCGCCACCCGCAGCCGATTCGGCACAAACCGTTACTCTGCACACAACCGACGGCTGGACGATCGTAGGCGATCTCTACGTCCCCAAAGGGCCTTCACTCGGTGCGGTTATTCTACTACACCAACGGGGAGGGCAGGCTTCCGATTGGGATGCGCTCTCCAAAGCTCTCCAAAAGGCGGGCTATGTGGCTCTGGCCATTGACCAGCGCGGGGCTGGACGCTCTACCCAAGGGCCAGGGCCGACCGGCGCCGATGCCCCTTGGGATACCTCGGGTGACATCGCCGCCGCTATCGCCTTTCTAAAAGGGAAAGGCCCCATTGGGCTGGCAGGCGCTTCCTACGGTGCCAATAACGCCCTCATCTACGCCGCCGCGCACCCTCAACAGGTGAAAGCTCTGGTGTTGCTCTCGCCCGGTGCCAACTATCATGGACTAGATGCCCTTACGCCAGCGAAGCGCTGCCTCACGCCTACCCTCATTCTCCACGATAGGGGCGACGCCATTGCCGACGATGGGCCGCAACAGATTAACGCGCTTCTGCCCGGTACAAGCCACCTGCTGAAGGTGCTGCCCGGCTCCGAGCACGGAACCGCCCTGCTCGATGAAGACGGCACCATAGGCACCATTCTCGCTTTCTACAAGGAGCATTTGGCCTCTGCCAATGGAGCTAGAGGAAAGAGATAG
- a CDS encoding LL-diaminopimelate aminotransferase, which produces MIAPARRLEKIPPYLFGEIAALKRKALAEGRDLIDLGIGDPDQPTPVPIIEALKQAAHDPVTHRYDETPAGWTPFLQAVATWMRRRFGVEIDPDKEALLLIGSKEGLAHLAWAYLDPGDLALCPDPAYPVPRVNTLLAGAEAYALPLLEENQFLPDLEAIPSDVARRAKILWLNYPNNPTSAVASLEFFRKAVDFARQYDLLLVNDAAYVDVYYESPPPSVLQVEGAKEVAIELHSLSKMYNMTGWRIGFAVGNPDAVGLLNKLKSNLDSKQFPAISLAAAHALLHVDNTPTLSLYKKRRDILCDGLNALGWRVRKPEATIYVWARVPEGFTSAEFARFLLQEASVNVIPGTGYGQYGEGYVRMSLTVLGDREGERLKEAVERIGRVLGKNHP; this is translated from the coding sequence GTGATAGCTCCCGCTCGACGCTTGGAGAAGATACCACCCTATCTTTTTGGAGAGATCGCCGCCTTAAAACGAAAAGCCCTCGCGGAAGGCCGCGATCTCATTGACCTTGGCATTGGCGACCCCGATCAGCCCACGCCGGTACCGATCATCGAAGCCCTCAAACAGGCCGCACACGATCCTGTCACCCATCGCTACGACGAGACCCCCGCAGGTTGGACGCCTTTCCTACAAGCGGTGGCCACGTGGATGCGCCGTCGTTTTGGCGTAGAGATTGACCCCGACAAAGAGGCTCTACTGTTGATAGGTAGCAAGGAGGGTCTGGCACATTTGGCTTGGGCCTACCTTGACCCAGGCGATCTGGCGCTTTGCCCCGACCCGGCCTATCCGGTGCCGCGCGTCAACACGCTTCTGGCCGGCGCCGAGGCCTATGCGCTTCCCTTGTTAGAAGAGAACCAGTTTTTGCCGGATTTAGAGGCCATTCCTTCCGATGTGGCAAGACGCGCCAAGATTCTTTGGCTCAACTACCCCAATAATCCCACGTCGGCGGTGGCCTCGCTCGAATTTTTCCGCAAGGCTGTGGACTTTGCTCGACAGTACGATCTGTTGTTGGTAAACGATGCGGCCTATGTGGATGTGTACTACGAATCGCCTCCACCCTCCGTCCTGCAGGTAGAGGGCGCCAAAGAGGTGGCCATCGAGCTGCACTCCCTCTCCAAAATGTATAATATGACCGGCTGGCGCATCGGCTTTGCGGTGGGGAACCCCGATGCCGTTGGCCTGCTGAACAAACTGAAATCGAACCTCGACAGCAAGCAGTTTCCGGCCATCTCGTTGGCTGCCGCGCACGCCCTGCTGCACGTAGACAACACCCCCACGCTGAGCCTCTATAAAAAGCGGCGCGACATCCTTTGTGATGGACTGAACGCCCTTGGCTGGCGCGTTCGCAAGCCAGAAGCCACCATCTACGTGTGGGCACGCGTCCCAGAAGGGTTCACCAGCGCGGAGTTTGCCCGCTTCCTTCTTCAGGAAGCCAGCGTAAACGTTATCCCTGGAACCGGCTATGGGCAGTATGGGGAGGGCTATGTGCGTATGTCGCTTACCGTTCTCGGAGATCGAGAAGGGGAGCGCCTAAAAGAGGCTGTGGAACGCATTGGCCGCGTGCTAGGCAAAAACCATCCGTAG
- the folP gene encoding dihydropteroate synthase has product MSARKRWADDMEAARRGARTLVMGVLNVTPDSFSDGGRYFTLEKAVAHAVEMADAGAHILDIGGESTRPATFASNRPLPAEEELRRILPVVEALRVRLPDMPLSVDTYKAEVAQAVLERGAVLINDISALRADSQMASVVQRFDAWVCLMHMPGLPTALPSAPHYEDVVREVADHLRERVKSAEMAGIAPHKILIDPGIGFGKTPSQNLEILRRLPELHQLGYPLLVGTSRKSFIGKVLGGLPPEERLEGTAATVALAVASGAHVVRVHDVRAMVRVVRMADAVVRGWSG; this is encoded by the coding sequence ATGAGCGCCCGAAAACGTTGGGCAGACGATATGGAGGCGGCACGCCGTGGCGCCCGTACGTTGGTGATGGGGGTACTGAACGTAACCCCCGACTCGTTTTCAGATGGTGGGCGCTACTTTACCCTAGAAAAGGCGGTGGCACACGCGGTCGAGATGGCCGATGCTGGCGCCCATATCCTCGACATCGGGGGCGAATCCACGCGGCCTGCTACCTTTGCTTCCAACCGGCCGTTGCCCGCCGAAGAGGAGTTGCGGCGCATCCTTCCCGTTGTCGAGGCGTTGCGTGTGCGCCTACCGGATATGCCCCTTTCCGTGGATACCTACAAGGCAGAGGTGGCTCAAGCCGTTTTGGAGCGAGGTGCCGTTTTGATCAACGACATCAGTGCGCTGCGCGCCGATTCGCAGATGGCCTCGGTGGTACAGCGGTTCGACGCTTGGGTGTGCCTTATGCATATGCCAGGGCTGCCAACAGCCCTTCCATCGGCACCTCATTACGAGGATGTAGTGCGTGAAGTCGCAGATCACTTGCGCGAACGAGTGAAGAGCGCTGAGATGGCCGGGATCGCCCCCCATAAGATCCTTATCGACCCGGGTATAGGCTTTGGCAAAACGCCCTCTCAAAACCTGGAGATACTACGCCGTTTGCCGGAGCTGCATCAGTTGGGCTACCCTCTACTTGTAGGTACCTCCCGCAAGTCGTTTATCGGAAAGGTGCTTGGGGGGCTACCGCCAGAAGAACGCTTGGAAGGGACTGCGGCGACGGTGGCGTTGGCCGTTGCTAGTGGAGCGCATGTGGTGCGTGTGCACGACGTGAGAGCGATGGTGCGCGTGGTGCGCATGGCCGATGCCGTCGTTCGAGGGTGGTCGGGATGA
- a CDS encoding 7-carboxy-7-deazaguanine synthase QueE: protein MSYLLKTFSTTRPEAEARLPKARLVEVFSSVQGEGLLVGYRQVFVRTYGCNLRCTYCDSPETLKESPMPTVCRIEWPVGTGRFETLPNPVEVEQLTQVLQRFLKMPHHSVAITGGEPLLQARFLKAWLPAVRSLRLKTFLETNGLLPEHLRQIVALLDYVSMDIKAPSATGLEPEKTWPMHRQFLEVARSTNVYTKMVITPRTTDDELDRAIDLIESVDASIPFILQPVTPFGQEPVGVSPARLLELQSRAAARLSEVRVIPQTHKLVSLL, encoded by the coding sequence ATGAGCTACTTGCTGAAGACCTTTTCGACAACACGCCCTGAAGCGGAGGCACGCCTGCCCAAAGCGCGCCTTGTGGAGGTTTTCTCCTCCGTGCAGGGAGAGGGCCTGCTGGTGGGCTATCGGCAGGTATTTGTCCGCACCTATGGTTGCAACCTGCGCTGCACCTACTGTGACAGCCCGGAAACATTGAAAGAGAGCCCTATGCCCACCGTCTGCCGTATCGAGTGGCCTGTGGGCACAGGGCGTTTTGAAACGCTGCCCAACCCTGTTGAGGTGGAACAGCTTACCCAAGTGCTCCAGCGTTTTCTTAAGATGCCTCATCATTCGGTGGCCATCACCGGAGGGGAACCGCTCTTACAGGCGCGTTTCCTAAAAGCCTGGTTGCCTGCGGTGAGGTCGCTGAGGCTGAAGACCTTTTTGGAAACAAACGGCCTGTTGCCGGAGCATCTCCGGCAGATCGTAGCGCTGTTAGATTATGTGTCTATGGACATCAAGGCTCCCTCAGCAACCGGTCTGGAGCCAGAGAAGACATGGCCGATGCATCGCCAATTTTTGGAGGTGGCACGCTCTACGAACGTCTACACCAAGATGGTTATCACGCCTCGCACCACCGACGATGAGTTAGATCGCGCGATAGACCTTATCGAATCGGTGGATGCCTCCATTCCTTTCATCCTTCAGCCGGTTACGCCCTTCGGGCAGGAGCCGGTGGGCGTCTCCCCTGCCCGTCTGCTAGAGCTACAATCTCGGGCGGCCGCACGCCTTAGCGAGGTACGTGTGATTCCTCAAACGCACAAATTGGTGTCACTCCTCTAG
- the galT gene encoding galactose-1-phosphate uridylyltransferase gives MSELRWNPTLEEWVVTATHRQERTFFPPPDYNPLAPTKPGGFPTEIPAPTYEIVVFENKFPSFRRTPPEPSVPSTSLEPVRPAEGICEVVCYTPHADKELAQLPVTKVEELIWVWADRFAALGAREFVQYVFIFENKGREIGVTLSHPHGQIYAYPFIPPIPQRELNAAKKHFERTGRNLYDDILQAEQEDGRRIVAANRSFLAFVPFYARYPYEVHVVARSPRTAITDFDSSERADLARLLKVVMEKYNNLWPSRPSLPYIMAMHQRPTDGGTYNYYRFHIEFYPPYRTPDKLKYLAGSEAGAGVFINDTHAEDTGRILQDTPPHLLEE, from the coding sequence GTGTCTGAACTGCGCTGGAACCCTACTTTGGAGGAGTGGGTGGTTACTGCCACCCATCGTCAGGAGCGTACCTTCTTTCCGCCTCCCGACTACAACCCGCTGGCCCCTACCAAGCCTGGCGGCTTTCCCACCGAGATACCGGCACCGACCTACGAGATCGTGGTTTTTGAAAACAAGTTTCCCTCTTTTCGCCGAACACCCCCGGAGCCGTCTGTGCCTTCTACGTCGCTCGAGCCGGTGAGGCCAGCAGAGGGAATCTGTGAAGTCGTCTGCTATACCCCGCACGCCGACAAAGAGCTGGCTCAACTTCCGGTGACCAAAGTAGAAGAGCTCATTTGGGTTTGGGCCGATCGTTTTGCCGCGCTTGGCGCCCGCGAGTTCGTGCAGTATGTGTTTATTTTTGAAAACAAAGGTCGCGAAATCGGCGTTACCCTCTCACATCCTCACGGGCAAATCTACGCTTATCCTTTTATCCCTCCCATCCCACAACGGGAGCTGAACGCGGCCAAGAAGCACTTTGAGCGCACCGGCCGAAATCTCTACGATGACATCCTTCAAGCGGAGCAAGAAGATGGAAGGCGCATCGTGGCCGCAAATCGTTCCTTTCTAGCCTTTGTGCCCTTCTACGCGCGTTATCCCTACGAGGTCCATGTGGTGGCACGCTCACCCCGTACGGCCATCACCGACTTCGATAGCTCCGAACGCGCCGATCTTGCACGCCTCCTTAAGGTGGTGATGGAGAAATATAACAATCTATGGCCGTCGAGGCCCTCCTTACCCTACATCATGGCAATGCATCAGCGGCCAACCGACGGGGGCACCTATAACTACTATCGGTTTCACATCGAGTTCTATCCGCCCTACCGAACGCCGGACAAGTTGAAATATTTAGCCGGTTCCGAGGCCGGGGCAGGGGTGTTCATCAACGACACCCACGCAGAAGACACAGGCCGCATCTTGCAGGACACCCCACCCCACCTGCTAGAGGAGTGA
- a CDS encoding GNAT family N-acetyltransferase translates to MSEFTLRPMRPEEWSEVAELIYVSTNFWYQIHGRPPIFTGPPESTQVFCRIYEALDPGCCLVAVSHATGRIAGSCFYHPRETHVSLGIMNAHPNYFRQGVASRLLQAIVAFAEKANKPLRLVSSAINLDSFSLYNRAGFVPRTIYQDMQIAVPPEGIAYTLPKGHRIRAATLEDVPVMADLEREIAGIRREKDYRYFVENTDGCWHVSVLETEHGTIEGFMTSVATPASNMLGPGVARTQEQAAALIAEELNQHRGRNPVVLVPSQADALVHTLYGWGARNCELHFAQIRGPWQEPKGLLFPTFLPETG, encoded by the coding sequence ATGTCCGAATTCACCCTAAGACCCATGCGTCCAGAAGAGTGGAGCGAAGTCGCTGAGCTTATCTACGTCTCCACAAACTTTTGGTATCAAATTCATGGTCGTCCACCCATCTTTACAGGGCCGCCGGAGAGCACACAGGTCTTTTGCCGAATCTATGAAGCCCTCGATCCCGGCTGCTGCCTCGTTGCAGTAAGTCATGCCACTGGACGTATCGCCGGCTCCTGCTTCTACCATCCCCGAGAGACCCACGTCTCCTTGGGCATTATGAACGCTCATCCCAACTATTTTCGGCAAGGAGTGGCAAGTCGGCTGTTACAAGCGATCGTAGCTTTTGCGGAAAAAGCCAATAAACCGCTTCGGCTGGTCTCAAGCGCCATTAACCTCGACTCTTTCTCCCTCTATAACCGCGCCGGCTTCGTCCCGCGAACGATCTACCAAGACATGCAGATCGCCGTGCCGCCCGAAGGCATCGCCTACACCCTGCCAAAAGGCCATCGCATACGCGCCGCAACCCTTGAGGACGTCCCCGTTATGGCCGACCTAGAACGGGAGATAGCCGGGATCCGGCGCGAGAAGGACTATCGCTATTTTGTGGAGAACACCGATGGCTGCTGGCACGTCTCCGTGCTGGAGACCGAACACGGCACCATCGAAGGATTTATGACCTCTGTTGCGACACCGGCAAGCAATATGTTAGGGCCGGGTGTTGCACGTACACAAGAGCAGGCAGCGGCGCTCATCGCAGAGGAGCTAAACCAACATCGCGGGCGCAACCCCGTGGTGCTGGTTCCCTCACAAGCCGATGCGCTTGTTCATACGTTGTACGGTTGGGGTGCGCGCAACTGCGAGCTACACTTCGCCCAAATACGCGGCCCCTGGCAAGAACCCAAAGGCCTTCTCTTCCCCACCTTTCTTCCCGAGACAGGGTAG
- a CDS encoding trans-sulfuration enzyme family protein, producing the protein MEFATRAIHAGQEPEQTTGAVIPPIYPTTIYAFEEPGVSRAGYEYIRYGNPTRHALETCLASLEEAPAECPALCFSSGMAAIDAAFRLLRPNDRLLLARDVYGGTTHLAETILRPNGVVVEYADASNTELFIEAITPGTCMVWLETPANPLLQLTDIAAVVQAAHDAGALVAVDNTFATPYLQNPLALGADIVMHSSTKYLGGHSDALGGALVVRDPALRARLWEIQKVTGAVASPFDCWLTLRGIRTLAVRMQTHCENALRIAQFLMGHPRVRTVYYPGLTDPNQRPLVQKQMRGMGGGMVSMELEVADAEKLLKSTTLFTLAGSLGGVESIISYPAKMSHAALPVEERRARGISDGLVRLSVGLENVEDLIADLEQALG; encoded by the coding sequence ATGGAGTTTGCGACTCGTGCTATTCACGCGGGGCAAGAGCCAGAACAGACGACCGGTGCGGTCATTCCCCCCATCTACCCCACGACGATCTATGCTTTCGAGGAGCCTGGCGTAAGCCGCGCCGGCTATGAGTATATCCGTTATGGCAACCCAACACGTCATGCTTTAGAAACCTGTTTGGCCTCTCTAGAGGAGGCTCCAGCCGAATGCCCTGCCCTCTGCTTTAGCTCCGGCATGGCCGCCATAGATGCCGCTTTTCGACTGCTGCGCCCCAACGATCGGCTCTTGCTGGCACGTGACGTGTATGGGGGTACAACGCACCTCGCTGAGACCATTTTGCGCCCTAACGGCGTTGTGGTAGAGTACGCCGACGCCTCCAATACGGAGCTCTTCATCGAGGCCATCACCCCAGGCACCTGCATGGTCTGGCTGGAAACCCCTGCAAACCCCCTCCTACAGCTCACCGATATCGCGGCGGTGGTGCAGGCCGCACATGATGCGGGCGCCCTCGTGGCCGTAGACAACACCTTCGCCACACCCTATCTCCAAAACCCGCTCGCGCTCGGAGCCGACATCGTGATGCACTCCTCCACAAAGTACCTCGGAGGCCACTCCGACGCGTTGGGCGGCGCGCTTGTTGTGCGCGACCCCGCCTTGCGCGCTCGTCTATGGGAAATCCAAAAAGTAACCGGTGCCGTGGCCTCCCCCTTTGACTGCTGGCTAACGCTGCGCGGCATTCGCACGCTGGCCGTGCGAATGCAAACTCATTGTGAAAACGCCCTGCGCATAGCCCAATTTCTTATGGGGCATCCTCGAGTCCGCACCGTCTACTACCCGGGATTGACAGACCCAAACCAGCGCCCCCTGGTGCAGAAACAGATGCGCGGTATGGGAGGCGGCATGGTCTCTATGGAGCTAGAGGTGGCCGACGCCGAGAAGTTGCTAAAAAGCACCACGCTCTTTACTCTAGCTGGCAGCCTTGGCGGTGTGGAGAGCATCATCAGCTATCCGGCGAAGATGTCGCATGCAGCGCTGCCTGTGGAGGAACGCCGGGCACGGGGTATTAGCGACGGCCTTGTACGCCTTTCGGTAGGCCTCGAAAATGTGGAAGATCTGATCGCCGACCTTGAGCAAGCCCTTGGGTAA